One Marinibacterium anthonyi genomic region harbors:
- the cobI gene encoding Precorrin-2 C(20)-methyltransferase, with product MSGTSGTIYGLGLGPGDPDLMSVKADRLLRGARHVAFFRKKGRAGQARRIVDGMIPEGAIEHPMEYPVTTEIPLSDPRYNQALSAFYIECAARLTALAEAGQDVVVLCEGDPFFYGSFMHLHSRLQVPVEVVPATTGMSAAWTATGMPITWGDDVLTVLMGTLSEDDLARHMETADALVVMKIGRNFDKVRRALSRAGKAEAAWIVEFAAMPQQSVRRLAEVCEDVTPYFSIVVVHGQGRRP from the coding sequence ATGAGCGGGACGAGCGGGACGATCTACGGGCTGGGGTTGGGCCCCGGCGATCCGGACCTGATGAGCGTCAAGGCCGACCGGCTGCTGCGCGGCGCGCGCCACGTGGCGTTCTTTCGCAAGAAGGGGCGCGCGGGACAGGCGCGGCGGATCGTGGACGGCATGATCCCCGAGGGGGCCATCGAACATCCGATGGAATATCCCGTGACGACCGAGATCCCGCTGAGCGATCCGCGCTACAATCAGGCGCTGTCGGCGTTCTATATAGAGTGCGCCGCGCGGCTGACCGCGCTGGCCGAGGCGGGGCAGGACGTGGTGGTGCTGTGCGAGGGCGATCCGTTCTTTTACGGGTCGTTCATGCACCTGCATTCGCGGCTGCAGGTCCCGGTCGAGGTCGTGCCCGCGACCACCGGCATGTCGGCGGCCTGGACCGCGACGGGGATGCCGATCACCTGGGGCGACGACGTGCTGACGGTGCTGATGGGAACCTTGTCCGAGGACGACCTGGCGCGGCACATGGAAACCGCCGATGCGCTGGTGGTCATGAAGATCGGGCGGAATTTCGACAAGGTGCGCCGCGCGCTGAGCCGCGCGGGCAAGGCCGAGGCCGCGTGGATCGTGGAATTCGCCGCGATGCCGCAGCAATCGGTGCGCCGGCTGGCCGAAGTCTGCGAGGACGTGACGCCCTATTTCTCGATCGTTGTCGTGCATGGGCAGGGGCGCCGGCCGTGA
- a CDS encoding putative metal-binding protein produces the protein MAESSVLYRKDPVDVLICTKCRMGLAVENEADRPGVKLHAALADADLPEGVRLHAVECLSNCDHGCSVALRGGPKRWTYVYGNLDCEPASVDVIVEGATRYLETENGLVPWRDRPVHFRKNCIARIPPLELPE, from the coding sequence ATGGCGGAATCTTCCGTTTTGTACAGAAAAGATCCGGTGGATGTGCTGATTTGTACAAAATGCCGAATGGGCCTTGCGGTCGAAAACGAGGCCGACCGGCCGGGGGTGAAGCTGCACGCGGCGCTCGCCGATGCGGACCTGCCGGAAGGTGTCAGATTACATGCCGTCGAGTGCCTGTCGAATTGTGATCACGGCTGTTCCGTCGCGTTGCGCGGCGGGCCGAAGCGATGGACCTATGTCTATGGCAACCTCGATTGCGAACCCGCGTCCGTCGACGTGATCGTCGAAGGCGCGACGCGCTACCTTGAGACCGAGAACGGGCTGGTGCCCTGGCGCGACCGCCCCGTTCATTTCCGCAAGAACTGCATTGCCCGCATTCCCCCTCTGGAGCTGCCCGAATGA
- the yjiA_3 gene encoding putative GTP-binding protein YjiA, with the protein MSPTLEKLPVTVITGFLGSGKTTLIRHLMQNPGGRRLAVVVNEFGDVGVDGEILKGCAIPECPAENIMELANGCICCTVADDFIPTIEALMALDPRPDHILIETSGLALPKPLLKAFDWPDIKSRITVDGVIALADAEAVAAGRFAPDVARVDAQRMADDSIDHETPLSEVFEDQISCADIILLTKPDLAGPEGVAKAKAVIAAEAPRVLPVIEVAEGAVDPRVILGLEAAAEDDLDARPSQHDGAEEHDHEDFDSVVVEIGELGDPAELVARIERLARELNILRVKGYAAVAGKPMRLLVQAVGARVRHQYDRMWDGGARVGRLVVIAEHDDIDPAKIREVLLG; encoded by the coding sequence ATGAGCCCTACGCTTGAGAAACTGCCCGTCACCGTGATCACCGGATTCCTGGGATCGGGCAAGACGACGCTGATCCGCCACCTGATGCAGAACCCGGGCGGCCGGCGGCTGGCCGTGGTGGTCAACGAATTCGGCGATGTCGGCGTCGACGGAGAGATCCTGAAGGGCTGCGCGATCCCCGAGTGCCCGGCGGAGAATATCATGGAGCTGGCCAACGGCTGCATCTGCTGCACCGTGGCCGACGATTTCATCCCCACGATCGAGGCGCTGATGGCGCTGGACCCGAGGCCCGACCACATCCTGATCGAGACGTCCGGCCTGGCGCTGCCCAAACCGCTGCTGAAGGCGTTCGACTGGCCGGACATCAAGTCGCGGATCACCGTCGATGGCGTGATCGCGCTGGCCGATGCCGAGGCCGTGGCGGCGGGGCGGTTCGCGCCGGACGTGGCGCGGGTGGATGCGCAGCGGATGGCCGATGACAGCATCGACCACGAGACGCCGTTGTCGGAGGTGTTCGAGGACCAGATTTCCTGCGCCGACATCATCCTGCTGACCAAGCCGGACCTGGCGGGGCCCGAGGGCGTGGCGAAGGCCAAGGCGGTCATCGCGGCGGAAGCGCCCAGGGTGCTGCCGGTGATCGAGGTGGCCGAGGGCGCCGTGGATCCCCGCGTGATCCTGGGGCTGGAAGCGGCGGCCGAGGATGACCTGGACGCGCGGCCCAGCCAGCATGACGGGGCGGAGGAACATGACCACGAGGATTTCGATTCCGTGGTGGTGGAGATCGGCGAACTGGGCGACCCGGCCGAGCTGGTGGCGCGGATCGAAAGGCTGGCGAGGGAGCTGAACATCCTGCGGGTGAAGGGCTATGCCGCCGTCGCGGGCAAGCCGATGCGGCTGCTGGTGCAGGCGGTGGGCGCGCGGGTGCGCCACCAGTACGACCGGATGTGGGACGGCGGCGCGCGGGTCGGGCGGCTGGTGGTGATCGCCGAGCATGACGATATCGATCCCGCGAAGATCCGCGAGGTCCTGCTGGGCTGA
- the cobN gene encoding Aerobic cobaltochelatase subunit CobN, which yields MRLANLAALKHPLSVDTYVERTLVGAKAVLVRLIGGVPYWAYGLEQLRVLAARTGMALAVLPADGREDPALDGYSTVPVSTLRRLQHLCDEGGAVTAQAALAQLCLAAGIYAAPVPGDKRLPSMGGWTPRTGPCDPLAGVGGGLPAPRLREAEPPPGGISAKKKPLVLVVFYRAYLAAADLEPVEALFAAFRARGCEVMGLYAPSLKGAAAGWLAGVVRELAPAAIVNVTAFSGKGAEGASPLDAGGVPVFQAALATSDRAAWDGAERGLAPADLAMHVVLPEVDGRIFGGVVSFKEAGARDPELEFARAVHVADAERVAALADRVCGWIGLQAGHGGRVGLVLSTYPGKDWQIGHAVGLDALASCGAMLEDLGLEAPGDLAKRLGVERVRVSLAEYGEAAEALPERLRGDLEAAWGQAEADPSVRDGAFEFAALRIGEAIVALQPERGNVAVREDEYHDLGRVPRHGYVAFYLWLRRQVKALVHIGAHGTLEWLPGKAVALSGACWPEALIGDLPVIYPFIVNDPGEAAQAKRRIGAVTIGHVPPPLRESGTPERLARLEALLDEFSNADGLDPKRRARLQEDIRAEAQALGLEGDLGLAVGMDAAEAITKIDRFVCDVKESQFGDGLHVFGRAPVAGGVFDAGPSAVAERAGLKAALAGRFVEAGPSGSPYRGRRDVLPTGRNLYTTDPRSVPTRAAYRQGRRLAGELVRRHLQEEGDWPRGVVVDLWGSATMRTAGEEFAMALALVGVVPVWDEGSERVSGLEVVPLSEMEHPRIDVTLRVSGLFRDVFPGLAGLFAQAVRVLAGRDEAVDFNPYVGAEGARVYGPAPGSYGLGMDVDEYGAQAKARAGEAWLRASSWAMDGAIDGAGPVQDAAGIRARVAGADAFVHLQDLAESDLLLAADYAAHEAGFAAAQGVAGGRAALYHLDNTDPERPRVRALGEEIARVVQARAAHPGWIDGMRRHGFRGAAEIAATLDHMGAFAHLAGVVGDHLFDLYFDATLGDPGVEAFLREANPGAHAAMWDRFRALEAAGLWTTRRNSIRAAMEAPA from the coding sequence TTGCGGCTGGCCAACCTGGCGGCGCTGAAACATCCGCTGTCGGTCGATACCTACGTGGAGCGGACGCTGGTGGGCGCGAAAGCGGTGCTGGTCCGGCTGATCGGCGGTGTGCCCTACTGGGCCTACGGGCTGGAGCAACTGCGGGTGCTGGCGGCGCGGACGGGGATGGCCCTGGCGGTGTTGCCGGCGGACGGGCGGGAGGATCCGGCGCTGGACGGGTATTCGACGGTGCCGGTGTCGACCCTGCGCCGGTTGCAGCATCTGTGCGACGAAGGCGGGGCCGTGACGGCGCAGGCGGCCCTGGCGCAATTGTGCCTGGCGGCGGGGATCTATGCGGCCCCGGTGCCCGGGGACAAGCGGTTGCCGTCGATGGGCGGGTGGACGCCCCGGACCGGGCCCTGCGATCCCTTGGCGGGCGTTGGAGGGGGGCTGCCTGCCCCCCGGCTCCGCGAGGCGGAGCCCCCCCCGGGAGGTATTTCGGCCAAGAAGAAGCCATTGGTTCTGGTGGTGTTTTACCGCGCCTACCTGGCGGCGGCGGACCTGGAGCCGGTCGAGGCGTTGTTTGCTGCGTTTCGGGCGCGGGGCTGCGAGGTCATGGGGCTTTATGCGCCGTCGCTGAAGGGGGCGGCGGCGGGGTGGCTGGCCGGTGTCGTGAGGGAATTGGCGCCGGCGGCGATCGTGAATGTCACGGCGTTTTCGGGGAAAGGGGCGGAGGGGGCGTCGCCGCTGGATGCCGGGGGCGTGCCGGTGTTCCAGGCGGCGCTGGCGACGTCGGACCGGGCGGCCTGGGACGGGGCCGAGCGGGGGTTGGCGCCGGCGGACCTGGCGATGCACGTGGTGCTGCCGGAGGTGGACGGACGGATCTTTGGCGGGGTGGTGTCGTTTAAGGAGGCCGGTGCGCGGGACCCGGAGCTGGAGTTCGCGCGGGCGGTTCATGTGGCGGACGCCGAGCGGGTGGCGGCGCTGGCGGATCGGGTCTGTGGCTGGATCGGGCTGCAGGCGGGACATGGCGGGCGCGTCGGGCTGGTGCTGTCGACCTATCCGGGCAAGGACTGGCAGATCGGCCATGCCGTGGGGCTGGATGCGCTGGCATCCTGCGGCGCGATGCTGGAGGACCTGGGGCTGGAGGCGCCGGGAGACCTGGCCAAGCGGTTGGGGGTCGAGCGGGTGCGGGTTTCGCTGGCGGAATATGGCGAGGCGGCGGAGGCGCTGCCCGAGCGGTTGCGCGGGGACCTGGAGGCGGCCTGGGGACAGGCCGAGGCGGATCCGTCGGTGCGGGACGGGGCGTTCGAATTTGCGGCGCTGCGCATCGGCGAGGCGATCGTGGCGTTGCAGCCCGAGCGGGGCAACGTGGCGGTGCGGGAGGACGAGTATCACGACCTGGGCCGGGTGCCGCGCCATGGCTACGTGGCGTTCTACCTGTGGCTGCGCCGGCAGGTGAAGGCGCTGGTGCATATCGGGGCGCATGGCACGCTGGAATGGCTGCCGGGCAAGGCGGTGGCGCTGTCGGGCGCGTGCTGGCCCGAGGCGCTGATCGGCGATCTGCCGGTGATCTATCCGTTCATCGTCAACGATCCGGGCGAGGCCGCGCAGGCCAAGCGGCGCATCGGGGCGGTGACGATCGGCCATGTGCCCCCGCCTTTGCGCGAGAGCGGCACGCCCGAGCGGCTGGCGCGGCTGGAGGCGCTGCTGGACGAGTTTTCCAATGCCGACGGGCTGGACCCGAAGCGGCGCGCCCGGCTGCAGGAGGATATCCGGGCCGAGGCGCAGGCGCTGGGGCTGGAGGGCGACCTGGGGCTGGCGGTGGGCATGGATGCGGCCGAGGCGATCACGAAGATCGACCGGTTCGTCTGTGACGTGAAGGAGAGCCAGTTCGGCGATGGGCTGCATGTCTTCGGGCGGGCGCCGGTTGCGGGCGGGGTGTTCGATGCGGGACCGTCCGCCGTGGCCGAGCGGGCCGGGTTGAAGGCGGCGCTGGCGGGGCGGTTCGTCGAGGCGGGGCCGTCTGGGTCGCCCTATCGCGGGCGGCGGGACGTGCTGCCGACGGGGCGGAACCTGTATACCACCGATCCGCGATCGGTGCCGACACGGGCGGCGTATCGGCAGGGCCGAAGGCTGGCCGGAGAGCTGGTGCGCCGGCATCTGCAGGAGGAAGGCGACTGGCCGCGCGGCGTGGTCGTGGACCTGTGGGGGTCGGCGACGATGCGCACGGCGGGCGAGGAATTCGCCATGGCGCTGGCGCTGGTGGGGGTGGTGCCGGTGTGGGACGAGGGATCGGAGCGGGTGTCGGGGCTGGAGGTGGTGCCGCTGAGCGAGATGGAGCACCCCAGGATCGACGTGACCTTGCGGGTGTCGGGGCTGTTCCGGGATGTGTTTCCGGGGTTGGCGGGGTTGTTCGCGCAGGCTGTCAGGGTGTTGGCGGGGCGCGACGAGGCGGTTGATTTCAACCCGTATGTCGGCGCGGAGGGGGCGCGGGTCTATGGGCCGGCGCCGGGGTCCTACGGGTTGGGGATGGACGTGGATGAGTATGGCGCGCAGGCGAAGGCGCGCGCCGGGGAGGCGTGGTTGAGGGCGTCGTCCTGGGCGATGGACGGGGCCATCGACGGCGCGGGGCCGGTGCAGGATGCCGCCGGGATCCGGGCCCGTGTGGCCGGGGCGGATGCCTTCGTGCATTTACAGGACCTGGCCGAGAGCGACCTGTTGCTGGCCGCCGATTATGCCGCGCACGAGGCCGGGTTTGCCGCCGCGCAGGGCGTCGCGGGGGGCCGGGCGGCGCTGTATCACCTGGACAATACCGATCCCGAGCGACCGAGGGTGCGCGCCCTGGGCGAGGAGATCGCGCGGGTGGTTCAGGCAAGGGCCGCGCACCCGGGGTGGATTGACGGCATGCGGCGGCACGGGTTTCGCGGCGCGGCCGAGATCGCGGCGACGCTGGATCACATGGGGGCCTTCGCGCATCTGGCAGGCGTGGTGGGGGATCACCTGTTCGACCTTTATTTCGATGCGACGCTGGGGGATCCCGGTGTGGAGGCGTTCCTGAGGGAGGCCAATCCGGGGGCGCATGCGGCCATGTGGGACAGGTTCCGGGCGCTGGAGGCCGCGGGGCTGTGGACCACGCGGCGCAATTCGATCCGGGCGGCGATGGAGGCCCCGGCATGA
- the cobJ gene encoding Precorrin-3B C(17)-methyltransferase: protein MSGWIAIAGLGPGDEALVTPEVSAALAQATDVVGYIPYVARVAPRDGLVLHASDNRVEVDRAAHALTMCAEGKRVVVVSSGDPGVFAMAAAVFEALEDGPEDWREMDIRVLPGITAMLAAAARAGAPLGHDFCAINLSDNLKPWALIEKRLRLAVEADFAMAFYNPRSKSRPEGFGRALEVLREAAGDARPVIFARAVSRADESLRVVPLSEATPDMADMQTVVLVGSSATRVIPRKGAPLVYTPRKVP from the coding sequence GTGAGCGGGTGGATCGCCATCGCGGGGCTTGGGCCCGGGGACGAGGCGCTGGTCACCCCCGAGGTCAGCGCCGCGCTGGCGCAGGCGACGGACGTGGTGGGGTATATCCCCTACGTCGCACGGGTCGCGCCGCGTGACGGGCTGGTGCTGCATGCCTCGGACAACCGGGTGGAGGTCGACCGGGCGGCGCATGCGTTGACCATGTGTGCCGAGGGCAAGCGGGTGGTGGTGGTGTCGTCGGGCGACCCCGGCGTCTTTGCCATGGCGGCGGCGGTGTTCGAGGCGCTGGAGGACGGCCCCGAGGACTGGCGCGAGATGGACATTCGCGTGCTGCCCGGGATCACCGCGATGCTGGCGGCGGCGGCACGGGCCGGCGCGCCGCTGGGGCATGATTTCTGTGCGATCAACCTCAGTGACAACCTGAAGCCCTGGGCGCTGATCGAGAAGCGGCTGCGGCTGGCGGTTGAGGCGGATTTCGCCATGGCCTTCTACAACCCGCGGTCAAAATCGCGGCCCGAGGGGTTCGGGCGCGCGCTGGAGGTGCTGCGCGAGGCCGCCGGGGACGCAAGGCCGGTGATCTTTGCCCGCGCGGTCAGCCGGGCGGATGAAAGCCTGCGGGTGGTGCCGCTGAGCGAGGCGACGCCGGATATGGCGGACATGCAGACCGTGGTGCTGGTGGGGTCATCCGCCACGCGGGTGATCCCGCGCAAGGGCGCGCCGCTGGTCTACACGCCCCGGAAGGTGCCGTGA
- the cobK gene encoding Precorrin-6A reductase, translated as MAASGLAATLSLAGRVAHPVPSPIPQRTGGFGGPEGLAAYLRDHQITHLIDATHPFAARMSRNAIAASELTGVPLIALTRPPWRAEPRDHWIHVHDMAAAALALSGPAQRVFLAIGRQQIDVFATQPQHHYVLRLVDPPSAPLPLPDAQAIIARGPFAEADDLKLLRDHAIDCVVSKNSGGSGAYAKIAAARQLGLPVIMIDRPELPKRLECGLVEDVLDWVHHGTFRGV; from the coding sequence GTGGCCGCCTCCGGCCTTGCCGCAACCCTGTCGCTGGCCGGTCGCGTCGCCCACCCGGTGCCAAGCCCGATCCCGCAGCGCACCGGCGGCTTCGGCGGCCCCGAGGGCCTTGCCGCCTACCTGCGCGACCACCAGATCACGCATCTGATCGACGCCACCCATCCCTTCGCCGCGCGGATGAGCCGCAATGCCATCGCCGCGTCGGAACTGACCGGCGTGCCGCTCATCGCGCTGACCCGCCCGCCCTGGCGAGCCGAGCCGCGCGATCACTGGATCCACGTCCATGACATGGCGGCGGCGGCGCTCGCGCTCTCCGGTCCCGCCCAGCGGGTCTTTCTTGCCATTGGCCGCCAGCAGATCGACGTCTTCGCCACCCAGCCGCAACATCATTACGTCCTGCGCCTGGTCGATCCGCCGTCCGCGCCCCTGCCGCTGCCCGATGCCCAGGCCATCATCGCCCGGGGCCCCTTTGCCGAGGCCGACGATCTGAAGCTGCTGCGGGATCACGCGATCGACTGCGTCGTGTCGAAGAATTCCGGCGGCTCCGGCGCCTATGCCAAGATCGCCGCCGCCCGCCAGCTTGGCCTGCCGGTCATCATGATCGACCGGCCGGAATTGCCCAAGCGGCTGGAATGCGGCCTTGTCGAAGACGTGCTGGACTGGGTCCATCACGGCACCTTCCGGGGCGTGTAG
- the cobL gene encoding Precorrin-6Y C(5,15)-methyltransferase [decarboxylating], translated as MGDTPWLSIIGLGEDGPEGLPIASRSALWQAEVIMGPPRHLRLLGEVTTETVEWPVPFSDGIDVLMAMKGRKVAVLASGDPFWFGAGTALTRLLEPGEWRAFPGPSCFGLTAARLGWPMEQVDCLGLHAKPLSRLRPALARGARLIVTLRDGAAVTALGRYLTEVGFGSSTVWVLEALGGPRERVTSARADALDGAFGHPVVAAIEVGDGPALPCVPGLPDDRFDHDGQITKRPVRALTLSALAPRPGEMLWDIGGGSGSVAIEWLLAHPANRAISIEADATRADRLVANAAALGVDRLACVTGRAPDALDGLDVPDAVFVGGGLSAALLERLMLLAPGTRIVANAVTLESEAMLVAARAAHGGDLMRIDLAQAKPLGTRTGWAASYPIVQWAVVL; from the coding sequence ATGGGTGACACACCGTGGCTGTCGATCATCGGGTTGGGAGAGGATGGACCGGAAGGCCTGCCCATCGCAAGCCGGAGCGCGTTGTGGCAGGCCGAGGTGATCATGGGTCCGCCGAGACATCTGCGCCTTCTGGGCGAGGTGACCACGGAAACCGTGGAATGGCCGGTGCCGTTTTCCGACGGGATCGACGTGCTGATGGCGATGAAGGGGCGGAAGGTGGCCGTTCTGGCGTCGGGCGATCCGTTCTGGTTCGGGGCGGGCACGGCGTTGACGCGCCTTTTGGAGCCCGGCGAATGGCGGGCGTTTCCGGGACCGTCGTGCTTTGGTCTGACCGCCGCGCGGCTGGGCTGGCCCATGGAACAGGTCGACTGCCTGGGGCTGCACGCCAAGCCGCTGTCGCGGCTGCGCCCCGCTTTGGCCAGGGGCGCGCGGCTGATCGTGACGCTGCGCGATGGCGCGGCGGTGACGGCTTTGGGGCGATACCTGACCGAGGTCGGGTTCGGGTCGTCCACGGTCTGGGTGCTGGAAGCGCTGGGGGGCCCGCGGGAACGGGTGACATCCGCGCGGGCCGACGCGCTGGACGGGGCGTTCGGGCACCCGGTGGTGGCGGCGATCGAGGTCGGCGACGGCCCTGCCCTGCCCTGCGTGCCGGGCCTGCCCGATGATCGTTTCGACCACGACGGACAGATCACCAAGCGGCCCGTGCGGGCGCTGACGCTGTCGGCGCTGGCACCGAGGCCGGGCGAGATGCTGTGGGATATCGGCGGCGGATCGGGGTCGGTGGCCATCGAATGGCTGCTGGCGCATCCCGCCAACCGGGCGATTTCCATCGAGGCCGACGCGACGCGGGCCGACCGGCTGGTGGCCAATGCCGCCGCGCTGGGGGTGGACCGGCTGGCCTGCGTGACCGGGCGGGCGCCGGATGCGCTGGACGGGCTGGACGTGCCGGATGCGGTCTTTGTCGGCGGCGGGTTGTCGGCGGCGCTGCTGGAGCGGCTGATGCTGTTGGCGCCGGGCACGCGGATCGTGGCCAACGCCGTGACGCTGGAATCCGAGGCGATGTTGGTTGCCGCGCGGGCGGCACACGGCGGCGACCTGATGCGGATCGACCTGGCGCAGGCGAAACCGCTGGGCACGCGCACCGGCTGGGCGGCGTCCTATCCGATCGTGCAATGGGCCGTCGTGCTGTGA
- a CDS encoding ferredoxin-nitrite reductase, whose amino-acid sequence MTVTGKTVKGQSVKGWCPGAWKPMASGDGLVVRVRPRLARLNRAQVEGLCGLALRYGSGLVDVTNRANLQVRGVAEGAHEAVLEGLAGLGLLDADPETEGRRNVVVAPDWDEGDLNWRLAKALVARLGDLPELPVKFGFAVDAGDVAVLRDVPADIRLEIAQGRLVVRADGAAAGRVVNEADAVDRVVELARWFAGARLEVEEDGSGRPILRAPTRMAKVLREVDLPEVWRGAGAGWVVSGHHSGHHSTHHSGHHSGHLPGPTRLGPMVGLPFGQIAAEALPRVMDASGARAMRVTPWRCLILEGGAPVQDPAILTDPEDPLLTTDACPGAPFCAAASVETRAVARRLARKGRSLHVSGCAKGCARATPANLTLVGRDGSFDLVEAGHAWDEPSQHGLSPDHLPTGTT is encoded by the coding sequence ATGACCGTGACGGGCAAGACAGTGAAGGGCCAGAGCGTTAAGGGTTGGTGTCCCGGCGCGTGGAAGCCGATGGCGTCGGGCGACGGGCTGGTGGTGCGGGTGCGGCCCCGGCTGGCGCGGCTGAACCGGGCGCAGGTGGAGGGGCTGTGCGGGCTGGCTTTGCGGTACGGGTCGGGATTGGTGGACGTGACGAACCGGGCGAACCTGCAGGTGCGGGGCGTGGCCGAGGGCGCGCACGAGGCGGTGCTGGAGGGACTGGCCGGTTTGGGGCTGCTGGATGCGGATCCGGAGACTGAAGGGCGGCGGAACGTGGTCGTGGCGCCGGATTGGGATGAAGGCGACCTGAACTGGCGGCTGGCGAAGGCGCTGGTGGCGCGGCTGGGGGACTTGCCGGAGCTGCCGGTGAAGTTCGGATTTGCGGTGGATGCGGGGGATGTTGCGGTTCTGCGGGATGTTCCGGCGGATATCCGGCTGGAGATCGCGCAGGGGCGGCTGGTGGTGCGGGCCGACGGGGCCGCAGCCGGACGTGTGGTGAACGAGGCGGACGCGGTGGACCGGGTGGTGGAACTGGCGCGGTGGTTTGCCGGGGCGCGTTTGGAGGTCGAGGAGGATGGGTCGGGACGACCCATCCTACGGGCGCCGACCCGGATGGCGAAGGTTCTGAGAGAGGTGGATTTGCCGGAGGTGTGGCGCGGGGCGGGTGCAGGATGGGTCGTTTCGGGCCATCATTCGGGCCATCATTCGACCCATCATTCGGGCCATCATTCGGGCCATCTTCCGGGACCAACGCGACTGGGGCCGATGGTAGGTCTGCCGTTCGGGCAGATCGCGGCGGAGGCCCTGCCCCGGGTCATGGACGCATCCGGCGCGCGGGCCATGCGGGTGACGCCCTGGCGGTGCCTGATCCTGGAAGGCGGCGCGCCGGTGCAGGATCCGGCCATCCTCACAGACCCCGAGGATCCGCTTTTGACCACAGACGCCTGCCCCGGCGCGCCGTTCTGCGCGGCGGCCAGCGTGGAAACGCGCGCCGTTGCCCGCAGGCTGGCGCGCAAGGGGCGATCGCTGCACGTGTCGGGCTGCGCCAAGGGATGCGCGCGGGCCACGCCCGCCAATCTGACGCTGGTGGGACGCGACGGCAGCTTCGACCTTGTCGAAGCCGGCCATGCGTGGGATGAGCCCAGCCAGCATGGGCTTTCGCCCGATCACCTACCGACCGGGACGACCTGA
- a CDS encoding Cobalamin biosynthesis protein CbiG, with protein MGRRAVIVAGFGFREGAGVESLADALAAAGGPAPEALATLPGKADHPAFAALAHRLALPVRAAAPDGRATLTQSPASLAIHGTGSVAEATALAAAGAHARLLGPRAVSFDRMATCAIAVGDN; from the coding sequence ATGGGCCGTCGTGCTGTGATCGTGGCGGGGTTCGGGTTTCGCGAGGGCGCCGGGGTGGAGAGCCTGGCCGATGCGCTGGCCGCTGCTGGCGGCCCCGCGCCCGAGGCGCTGGCCACCCTGCCCGGCAAGGCCGATCACCCGGCCTTTGCCGCGCTGGCGCACCGGCTGGCCCTGCCCGTGCGCGCAGCCGCACCCGACGGGCGGGCGACGCTTACGCAATCGCCCGCTTCGTTGGCCATCCATGGCACCGGCAGCGTGGCCGAGGCCACGGCGCTGGCCGCCGCCGGGGCACATGCGCGGCTGCTGGGCCCAAGGGCCGTATCCTTTGACCGGATGGCCACCTGCGCCATCGCCGTGGGAGACAATTGA
- the cobH gene encoding Precorrin-8X methylmutase: MPYQYETDGAAIYRQSFATIRAEAELDRFAADEEQVAVRMIHAAGLVGLERDIRFSPGFVAAARRALENGKPVLCDARMVSEGITRKRLPALNEVICTLQAPEVPGLAAAMGNTRSAAALELWRPYLEGAVVAIGNAPTALFHLLNMLEDPACPRPAAIIGCPVGFVGAMESKDALWAAQPVPCCIVQGRLGGSAITVAAVNAIASRAE; the protein is encoded by the coding sequence ATGCCCTATCAATACGAAACCGACGGCGCCGCCATCTACCGCCAGTCCTTCGCCACGATCCGCGCCGAGGCCGAGCTGGACCGCTTTGCGGCGGACGAGGAACAGGTTGCCGTGCGCATGATCCATGCCGCCGGCCTTGTGGGGCTGGAACGCGATATCCGGTTTTCGCCCGGCTTTGTCGCCGCCGCGCGCCGGGCGCTGGAAAACGGCAAGCCGGTGCTGTGCGATGCGCGGATGGTCAGCGAAGGCATCACCCGCAAGCGGCTGCCGGCGCTGAACGAGGTGATCTGTACCTTGCAGGCGCCCGAGGTGCCGGGGCTGGCGGCGGCCATGGGGAATACCCGGTCGGCCGCCGCGCTGGAGCTGTGGCGGCCGTATCTGGAAGGCGCCGTGGTGGCGATCGGCAATGCGCCGACCGCGCTGTTCCACCTGCTGAACATGCTGGAGGATCCCGCCTGCCCGCGCCCCGCCGCGATCATCGGTTGCCCGGTGGGCTTTGTCGGCGCGATGGAAAGCAAGGACGCGCTGTGGGCGGCGCAGCCGGTGCCCTGCTGCATCGTGCAGGGACGGCTGGGGGGCAGCGCGATCACCGTCGCCGCCGTCAACGCCATCGCGAGCCGCGCGGAATGA